A stretch of the Porites lutea chromosome 12, jaPorLute2.1, whole genome shotgun sequence genome encodes the following:
- the LOC140921194 gene encoding uncharacterized protein: MSTVVSELNEIEFSFRDEGSMARRTAHNGYNTSEIDDTRAQKVAWKSLTSDVVAKVQEIDKEDVGTITKRGELATTVPNDVEEKGLRSKKFNDGRPLDVKQGDALDETGRYIIQNVPIVKHSTLPLGFFIRQGDGLLRKYGIFVSRIAKGSVVEANGLLKVGDEIVAVNHVDVEGFSLDDVVRLIQIPRKLILTIKTNASVFKRSSSVGESYGYVDTNNRKTEKGSSREYRPKNKASRASDYSEASNHSKQTMQIETEAFNVDKNANEFRDFSRSSVRSEGSSTIEDLINAIRVQNTRFQHAKRSLEHSGSFPLDQSQLSKSGEEARSVKSSQTRQTGRLPRNPGIPTRKPSADSIILSKRTPPTAARRSSTLTPVTTVNLIFDDPDDYKSANPSSQKIIAGKDSISEDDSVNVISAIMNSRSLPGSPVGSPKMRRRLPSVPSDSGRSSRSGSERSVGESGNESPASSSPTAANPLLTVPVEPRSRRMLPTPPPSPVASHKESPSVTEQKAQLSSERQDSRKSSRKGGSGPSDSESPEDKSPTLSPSRRDSGLSLSQIFNALAFRNHSDTNDLTEKSKDRHGERTESYKIPSSAQQSVLKGETLHEKMFDQQKSSVLLQSRSSGGLQPPSLPRRLASRSSQPNLLVAVQEEQTKPNGNLSLATNSRFSPLSIRRASFASISDKSLTNQLADKDMTDSDLLRSEAEDGFLIFPDDYSGHNLLSSHAVSGMVSLHIIKATNLQFADKKLLEKKKKVFCAVEVDFERKAFTSSKKASKILMWDEMFEVEIQHGREVCLSCFTSNHEYDKPVGKVSFNLSPFVRAGKQHKVLFRMNPQGAIHIEMEFIEMKTLLKRAPSDRKSGVFGFQLNVTSRNENASVPLVVRKCVEEIEKRGLSAQGLYRISGNARRKKQLHAQFDEDSTAVDLSEENYPDINIIAGILKDYLRELPEPLITESLSKLLIRAAQDHVQDQDQVSQKRLLSKFLVQLPQNNRETLVYLLNHFMHVIAEKDTNKMDAHNLSVCFGPVLLCPPANLTESKDLLDLKLHIKVVEFLFYLWKNAGMAST, encoded by the coding sequence ATGTCAACAGTTGTGAGCGAATTGAACGAGATCGAGTTCAGTTTTCGCGACGAGGGCTCCATGGCTAGGAGAACGGCGCATAACGGTTACAACACCAGCGAAATAGACGATACAAGAGCACAAAAGGTCGCTTGGAAGAGCTTAACGTCTGACGTCGTGGCAAAGGTACAAGAGATTGACAAAGAAGATGTTGGTACCATAACAAAAAGGGGCGAGTTGGCAACAACGGTGCCAAATGACGTAGAGGAAAAAGGCTTAAGGTCAAAAAAATTCAACGATGGTCGTCCCCTTGACGTTAAACAAGGAGATGCCTTGGACGAAACAGGTCGATATATTATTCAAAATGTGCCGATTGTGAAACATTCTACATTACCCCTTGGTTTTTTTATTCGTCAAGGCGATGGGTTACTCAGAAAGTATGGGATATTTGTTTCACGTATTGCTAAAGGGAGCGTAGTCGAAGCGAACGGACTTCTCAAAGTTGGAGATGAAATTGTTGCGGTAAATCATGTCGATGTTGAAGGTTTTTCTCTGGATGATGTAGTGCGACTTATTCAGATCCCtcgaaaattaattttgacgaTCAAAACGAACGCCTCTGTTTTCAAGCGAAGCTCATCGGTGGGGGAATCTTATGGCTATGTAGATACAAACAatagaaaaacggaaaaaggatCATCGCGGGAGTATAGGCCTAAAAATAAGGCTTCCCGCGCGAGTGACTACAGCGAGGCGAGCAACCATAGCAAACAAACTATGCAAATAGAGACGGAAGCTTTTAATGTCGATAAAAATGCAAATGAGTTTCGGGACTTTTCAAGATCATCGGTGCGTTCGGAGGGATCATCGACTATCGAGGACCTTATTAACGCGATTCGAGTGCAGAATACTCGATTCCAGCACGCTAAACGAAGTTTAGAACACTCTGGAAGTTTTCCGCTGGATCAAAGCCAGTTATCTAAGTCGGGGGAAGAGGCAAGAAGTGTTAAGAGCTCTCAGACGAGACAGACAGGACGATTGCCAAGAAATCCTGGGATTCCTACGAGAAAGCCATCAGCCGATAGCATAATTTTGTCGAAGAGAACTCCGCCGACCGCGGCCCGGAGATCCAGCACTTTAACTCCTGTCACAACGGTCAACCTTATCTTCGACGATCCCGACGATTATAAGTCTGCAAATCCCTCCAGTCAAAAAATCATTGCCGGAAAAGACAGCATCTCTGAAGATGATTCCGTTAACGTCATTTCGGCGATAATGAATTCACGAAGTCTTCCGGGCTCCCCAGTAGGGAGCCCGAAGATGCGACGAAGACTTCCATCTGTGCCTTCGGACAGTGGTAGATCGAGTCGGTCCGGGAGCGAACGCTCAGTTGGTGAGAGTGGCAATGAGAGTCCTGCTTCGTCTTCTCCCACAGCTGCTAATCCGCTCTTGACTGTACCAGTTGAACCGAGGAGCCGAAGAATGCTCCCTACACCACCCCCGTCTCCAGTGGCCTCCCACAAAGAGTCACCAAGCGTGACAGAACAGAAAGCTCAATTATCTTCAGAAAGACAAGACAGTAGAAAGTCCAGTCGAAAGGGTGGGAGTGGACCGTCGGATAGTGAATCCCCGGAAGATAAATCACCGACGCTGTCACCCTCGCGGAGGGATTCCGGATTGTCACTAAGCCAAATTTTCAATGCTTTGGCCTTTAGGAATCACTCAGATACAAATGATTTGACGGAAAAGAGCAAAGATAGGCATGGAGAGAGGACTGAATCTTATAAAATCCCTTCTTCGGCTCAACAGTCCGTCCTTAAAGGTGAGACCCTGCACGAAAAAATGTTTGATCAGCAGAAAAGTTCAGTGCTGCTTCAGTCGCGTTCCTCCGGCGGATTACAACCACCAAGCCTTCCCCGGAGACTTGCTAGTCGCTCATCACAGCCGAACTTGTTAGTAGCAGTTCAAGAGGAACAAACCAAGCCAAATGGAAATCTCTCGCTTGCTACAAACTCAAGGTTTTCACCTCTTAGCATAAGGCGCGCTAGCTTTGCTTCGATCAGTGACAAGAGCTTAACCAATCAGCTTGCCGATAAGGACATGACTGACAGTGATTTGCTTAGAAGCGAGGCTGAAGATGGCTTCTTGATATTTCCGGATGATTATAGTGGACACAATTTGTTATCTTCACATGCTGTATCCGGAATGGTCTCGCTACACATCATCAAAGCGACGAATCTTCAATTTGCAGACAAGAAACTgttagagaaaaagaaaaaagtgttttgtgCTGTCGAGGTGGATTTTGAGCGAAAAGCTTTCACGAGTTCTAAAAAGGCATCGAAAATCCTAATGTGGGATGAGATGTTCGAAGTGGAAATCCAACATGGCCGTGAAGTGTGCCTTTCTTGTTTCACTTCCAACCACGAATATGATAAACCCGTGGGTAAGGTGTCCTTCAATCTTTCGCCCTTTGTGCGCGCTGGAAAGCAACACAAGGTTTTGTTCCGAATGAATCCACAAGGCGCAATTCACATCGAGATGGAGTTTATTGAGATGAAGACACTGCTCAAACGAGCTCCGTCCGACAGAAAATCGGGCGTTTTCGGCTTCCAGCTCAATGTGACTTCGAGAAACGAGAACGCGAGCGTCCCGTTAGTCGTACGCAAATGTGTGGAGGAGATCGAAAAACGGGGCCTGTCTGCCCAGGGTCTGTACCGGATTTCCGGTAACGCTCGACGTAAAAAGCAGTTACATGCGCAGTTCGACGAGGACAGCACTGCTGTTGATTTGTCAGAGGAGAATTACCCCGATATAAATATCATCGCGGGAATTCTTAAGGATTATCTCCGGGAACTTCCCGAGCCCCTGATAACCGAATCTCTGTCCAAACTTCTGATCCGAGCAGCGCAGGATCATGTTCAAGACCAGGACCAGGTCTCCCAGAAGcgtcttctttcaaaatttctcgTCCAGTTACCGCAGAACAACCGGGAAACCCTGGTGTATTTGTTGAACCATTTTATGCACGTGATCGCTGAGAAGGACACTAACAAAATGGACGCGCACAATTTGTCGGTGTGTTTCGGGCCCGTGCTTTTATGTCCCCCGGCGAACCTCACAGAGAGCAAAGACTTGCTGGATCTGAAGCTCCACATTAAGGTCGTCGAGTTTCTCTTCTACCTCTGGAAGAATGCTGGTATGGCCAGTACTTAG